The Nicotiana tabacum cultivar K326 chromosome 14, ASM71507v2, whole genome shotgun sequence genome contains a region encoding:
- the LOC107773844 gene encoding receptor kinase-like protein Xa21, whose protein sequence is MVARLSNFGISKLLGEDETDLFTKTLATLGYIVPEYGLAGLVSTKSDVYSYGIMLLENFTRRKPNDEMFDGDLNLKQWVSYSIPEAVMDVVDANLLTPMDNHLNKKLDCVASIMKVALDCSAESAARRIDMKNIVGMLKKIKIQLLRVEHVLGYSCSKSPFVANVLLKFWIHVKIAFLF, encoded by the exons ATGGTTGCCCGCCTTAGCAACTTTGGTATTTCAAAACTGCTCGGTGAAGATGAGACTGATTTGTTCACTAAAACCTTAGCAACATTGGGCTATATTGTACCAG AGTATGGACTGGCTGGATTGGTGTCAACAAAATCTGATGTCTATAGTTACGGAATCATGTTGTTGGAAAATTTTACAAGAAGGAAGCCTAATGATGAAATGTTCGATGGTGATCTTAACCTGAAGCAATGGGTGAGTTATTCAATCCCAGAGGCAGTAATGGATGTTGTAGATGCCAACTTGTTAACACCAATGGATAATCACTTAAACAAGAAGCTAGATTGTGTGGCATCGATCATGAAAGTGGCACTAGATTGCAGTGCTGAATCTGCTGCAAGAAGGATCGACATGAAAAATATTGTAGGGATGCTAAAGAagatcaagattcaacttcttcgTGTTGAGCATGTTCTTGGATACTCTTGTTCCAAATCACCGTTTGTCGCAAATGTTTTGCTAAAATTTTGGATTCATGTAAAGATTGCCTTTTTATTTTAG